In the genome of Phycisphaerae bacterium, one region contains:
- a CDS encoding DEAD/DEAH box helicase family protein has protein sequence MPLTPEDQAREIIDRQLAASGWVVQNYREMNISAAPGVAVREFPLKTGFADYLLYADAKAIGVIEAKPEGHTLTGVEIQSAKYVGGFPAGLPCWRMPLPFAYESTGAVTQFTNGLDPLPRSREVFSFHRPEELIRLAKLERQLRDGLRNMPALDTGKLWEKQITAIRNLEESLADNRPRALIQMVMGAGKTFTACNIAYRLIKFAGAKRILFLVDRNNLGRQTLNEFQQFASPYNTYKFTEEFNLQHLRKNTIASASKVVITTIQRLYSILKGEEEFDEGNEEASMFEAAPSLIKEPMPVVYNEKIPPEFFDFIIIDECHRSIYNVWRQVLEYFDAFLIGLTATPSAQTIGFFNGNLVMEYPHEQAVLDGVNVGYDVYRIETQVTRDGAKLAKQPGFFVPRRDRATRKKRLAELDDDLIYSGNQLDRDVVNEDQIRLVIRTFKDRLPEMFPGRTEAPKTLIFAKTDLHADDITRIVREEFGKGNDFCQKITSKSTGRPPEVLLNEFRNSFHPRVAVTVDMIATGTDVKPLECLVFMRNINSASYFEQMKGRGCRIVDPDRLQSVTPDARVKDRFVIVDAVGVTETPKTLSKPLDRQPTVSLDKLLNTVAAGGVSDEIVSTLASRLVRLDRELNDDQRRQIAVEAGAKTPTALAAALLASIDTDAVAAKAAEKFNLPSGQEPTDAQFDAVEREAMAAALKPFHNPRLRSTILSVKAAAEQVIDEVNQDTLLRAGFDAAAKAKARALVTSFRQFIVENKEEIEAIRLLYSRPYRQGLRYGQVRELAQKLAVSPFFVDPKKPESVGRLWHAFEAAEPGKVRGHARQLVDLVAMVRHVIRPESPLVPVETTVQECYGAWLAEKEQAGTAFTAEQLRWLDAIRDHIATSLTIGPDDLEEVPFKQFGGLGAAHAVFGEGLSKLLEELNERLAA, from the coding sequence ATGCCGCTCACTCCGGAAGACCAAGCCCGCGAGATCATCGACCGGCAACTCGCCGCATCCGGGTGGGTGGTACAGAATTACCGCGAGATGAACATCTCGGCCGCCCCCGGTGTGGCCGTACGGGAATTTCCCCTCAAGACCGGCTTCGCCGACTACCTGCTCTATGCCGACGCCAAGGCGATCGGCGTCATCGAGGCCAAACCCGAGGGGCACACGCTCACCGGCGTCGAAATTCAGTCTGCCAAATACGTGGGCGGCTTTCCCGCCGGCCTGCCCTGCTGGCGCATGCCGCTGCCGTTCGCCTATGAATCCACCGGCGCGGTGACCCAATTCACGAATGGCCTGGACCCGCTTCCGCGTAGCCGCGAAGTGTTCTCATTCCACCGCCCCGAAGAGCTTATCCGATTGGCGAAGCTCGAACGCCAGCTTCGCGACGGCCTGCGTAATATGCCGGCGCTCGACACGGGCAAGCTCTGGGAAAAACAGATCACGGCCATCCGCAACCTGGAAGAGTCGCTCGCCGACAACCGACCCCGGGCGCTCATCCAGATGGTCATGGGCGCGGGCAAGACGTTCACGGCGTGCAACATCGCCTATCGCCTGATCAAGTTCGCGGGGGCGAAGCGCATTCTCTTTCTGGTGGACCGCAACAATCTCGGCCGCCAGACGCTCAACGAGTTCCAGCAGTTCGCCTCGCCCTACAACACCTACAAGTTCACAGAGGAATTCAACCTCCAGCACCTGCGGAAAAACACAATCGCCTCCGCGTCCAAGGTGGTCATCACGACCATCCAACGGCTTTACTCGATCCTCAAGGGCGAGGAGGAGTTCGACGAAGGCAACGAAGAAGCCTCGATGTTCGAGGCCGCCCCGTCGCTGATCAAGGAGCCGATGCCGGTCGTCTACAACGAGAAAATTCCGCCCGAGTTTTTCGACTTCATCATCATCGATGAGTGCCACCGCTCGATCTACAACGTCTGGCGGCAGGTGCTGGAATACTTCGACGCCTTCCTGATCGGGCTTACCGCCACGCCCAGCGCCCAGACCATCGGTTTCTTCAATGGCAACCTCGTCATGGAGTACCCGCATGAGCAGGCCGTGCTCGACGGCGTGAACGTCGGCTACGACGTGTACCGCATCGAAACCCAGGTGACCAGGGATGGCGCGAAACTCGCCAAGCAGCCCGGCTTCTTCGTGCCGCGTCGTGATCGCGCCACCCGAAAGAAGCGGCTCGCCGAGTTGGACGACGACCTGATCTACTCCGGCAATCAGCTTGATCGCGACGTGGTCAATGAAGACCAGATTCGCCTCGTCATCCGCACATTCAAGGACAGGCTTCCAGAAATGTTCCCCGGTCGCACCGAGGCGCCCAAGACGCTGATCTTCGCCAAGACCGACCTGCACGCCGACGACATCACCCGCATCGTCCGAGAAGAGTTCGGCAAGGGCAACGACTTCTGCCAGAAGATCACCAGCAAGAGCACCGGCAGGCCACCCGAAGTGCTCCTCAATGAATTCCGCAACAGCTTCCATCCTCGCGTCGCCGTCACCGTGGACATGATTGCCACGGGCACCGATGTCAAGCCGCTGGAGTGCCTGGTCTTCATGCGCAACATCAACTCGGCGTCCTATTTCGAGCAGATGAAGGGGCGCGGCTGCCGCATCGTTGATCCCGATCGTCTCCAGTCGGTCACGCCCGACGCCCGGGTCAAGGACCGCTTCGTCATCGTCGACGCCGTTGGCGTCACCGAGACGCCCAAGACGCTGTCCAAGCCGCTCGATCGCCAGCCGACCGTCTCGCTCGACAAACTTCTCAACACCGTCGCCGCCGGGGGCGTGAGCGACGAGATCGTCTCCACGCTCGCGTCGCGCCTGGTCCGGCTGGATCGCGAATTGAATGACGACCAGCGCCGGCAAATCGCAGTGGAAGCCGGCGCAAAAACGCCGACCGCCCTCGCGGCCGCCCTGCTGGCCAGCATCGACACGGACGCGGTCGCCGCCAAGGCCGCCGAGAAATTCAATCTCCCCTCCGGTCAGGAGCCGACGGACGCGCAATTTGACGCTGTCGAGCGCGAGGCGATGGCCGCGGCTCTCAAGCCCTTCCACAATCCGAGGCTGCGGAGCACGATCCTGAGCGTGAAGGCCGCCGCCGAGCAGGTCATCGATGAGGTCAATCAGGATACACTGCTGCGCGCCGGGTTCGACGCGGCGGCGAAGGCAAAGGCCCGCGCCCTCGTCACCAGCTTCCGGCAGTTCATAGTAGAAAATAAGGAAGAGATCGAGGCCATCCGCCTGCTCTACAGCCGCCCCTATCGGCAGGGCCTGCGCTACGGGCAGGTCAGGGAACTGGCCCAGAAGCTGGCCGTTTCGCCGTTCTTCGTTGATCCGAAGAAGCCCGAGAGTGTCGGCCGGCTGTGGCACGCCTTCGAGGCGGCCGAGCCGGGGAAGGTGCGTGGGCACGCACGCCAACTCGTCGATCTCGTCGCGATGGTGCGGCATGTGATCCGGCCGGAGTCGCCGCTCGTGCCGGTCGAGACGACCGTGCAAGAGTGCTACGGGGCGTGGCTGGCCGAGAAAGAACAGGCGGGAACGGCGTTCACCGCCGAGCAACTTCGTTGGCTGGATGCGATCCGCGACCACATCGCCACGAGTCTGACGATTGGGCCGGACGACCTGGAGGAAGTGCCTTTCAAGCAGTTCGGCGGGCTTGGGGCGGCGCATGCGGTTTTCGGCGAGGGATTGTCGAAGCTGCTGGAAGAGCTGAATGAGAGGCTGGCGGCGTGA
- a CDS encoding HD domain-containing protein: MDAPRHAAKPLHKVIRDPVHNLITLTGAEGRLILDLIGCPEFQRLRRIRQLGLGFLTYPGGEHSRWAHSLGVCHLAGRMLDSLLKQYRKGSKEHRALAGLRLEIIAAALLHDVGHGPFSHVFERAIPIPKKPPRNYPKDHEGWSEKIIRERFARVLRKHKVRVDVVTGLIDKADPRHLLAKDFISSQLDADRMDFLLRDSQATGPKYGEFDVEWLLHAMRIGSVKMKGQTKPVLRLCFDGDKAVHVVEEYIQAREFMYVQVYTHKTTRAYEAMLKNILGLASLIADGNTRRVPQPCPPALAKMLARKSAETDDYLSLDDFRLWCTFLDWAQLKPRRDKRFARLSALCDRLVHRRRPYRVIEIDVRHDEGRKQLKRAIELQKDIENSIEHYSLNLDSFEDLAYRNLFYRKSSDTEEQEDRVIQLIDARGKTHPAESLSDVIRAISGIETRVHRLYYDETDRKIVDRLRNDGWIKRKMGSRNRRKERAR; the protein is encoded by the coding sequence ATGGACGCCCCACGACACGCTGCCAAACCGCTGCACAAGGTCATTCGCGACCCTGTGCATAACCTCATCACGCTTACGGGCGCAGAGGGCCGGTTGATCCTGGACCTGATCGGTTGCCCGGAGTTTCAGCGGCTCCGGCGCATTCGGCAGCTCGGGCTGGGTTTCTTGACCTATCCCGGAGGGGAGCACAGCCGCTGGGCGCACAGTCTCGGCGTCTGCCATCTGGCCGGGCGGATGCTCGATTCCCTCTTGAAACAATACAGGAAAGGCAGCAAGGAGCATCGGGCGCTTGCAGGATTGCGTTTGGAAATCATTGCGGCCGCGTTGCTGCATGACGTGGGTCATGGGCCGTTCTCGCACGTATTCGAACGGGCGATTCCAATTCCGAAGAAGCCGCCCCGAAACTATCCGAAGGACCACGAAGGGTGGTCAGAGAAGATTATCCGAGAACGGTTCGCGCGAGTCCTGCGAAAGCACAAGGTTCGCGTCGACGTAGTCACCGGTCTGATTGACAAAGCCGACCCGAGGCACTTGTTGGCCAAGGATTTCATCAGCAGTCAGCTAGATGCCGACCGCATGGACTTCTTGCTGCGTGACAGCCAGGCGACGGGTCCGAAATACGGTGAGTTCGATGTCGAATGGCTTCTGCACGCGATGCGAATCGGGTCCGTCAAGATGAAGGGCCAAACGAAGCCGGTCCTACGGCTATGTTTCGACGGCGACAAGGCCGTACACGTCGTAGAGGAATACATCCAGGCCAGAGAGTTCATGTACGTGCAGGTCTATACGCACAAGACTACGCGGGCGTATGAGGCAATGCTCAAAAACATCTTGGGGCTCGCCTCCCTGATCGCTGACGGCAATACTCGACGAGTGCCACAGCCCTGTCCGCCCGCGCTCGCTAAGATGCTCGCTCGGAAGTCAGCGGAAACCGATGACTATCTTTCCTTGGACGATTTTCGACTGTGGTGCACATTTCTCGACTGGGCTCAACTCAAGCCAAGACGCGACAAGAGATTTGCTCGCCTCAGCGCCTTATGCGATCGCTTGGTCCATCGGCGAAGGCCATACCGTGTCATTGAAATTGATGTACGCCACGATGAAGGTCGCAAGCAGCTAAAACGGGCGATCGAGCTTCAAAAAGATATTGAAAACTCGATCGAGCACTACTCGCTGAACTTGGACTCCTTCGAAGACCTTGCGTATCGAAACTTGTTTTATCGAAAGAGCAGCGACACCGAGGAGCAAGAGGACCGCGTAATTCAACTTATTGACGCGCGAGGAAAGACACACCCCGCTGAGTCATTGTCTGACGTTATTCGCGCGATCTCGGGAATCGAGACAAGGGTACATCGACTCTATTACGACGAGACGGATCGAAAGATTGTCGACCGCCTCCGAAATGATGGATGGATCAAACGTAAAATGGGATCGAGGAATCGCAGGAAGGAGCGTGCCCGATGA